Proteins found in one Paenibacillus dendritiformis genomic segment:
- a CDS encoding LacI family DNA-binding transcriptional regulator: protein MVSIKDIAKKAGVSISTVSYALNGSSKVTDETSAKILAIARELNYVPNAAARTLKKRESKIVGVFLTDFKGDVYGELLDGMKEVCNAQGYDLIVCSGKQSHRMLPERMIDGAIILDQTFSSEELIQYADRNHRIVVLDRELDHPNINQVLLDNKAGATLATEYLVERGHKKIYVVTGPDGSYDSNQRMKAVKLVANRAEDVEWIEIPGNFKKSGGERAAEQIIQEYTEPAAVFCLNDDMAIGLCDRLADTEYRIGEHIHVIGFDNIELTRYMQPRLATIDYSKQKWGALASEQLIKIISGEKVEHERIYVTLVEGESVGWG, encoded by the coding sequence CAAGCGCTAAAATTTTGGCGATTGCCAGAGAACTGAACTATGTGCCCAATGCTGCGGCAAGAACATTGAAGAAGAGGGAGTCCAAGATCGTAGGCGTGTTCTTAACAGACTTCAAGGGAGATGTATACGGAGAGCTTCTCGACGGAATGAAGGAAGTCTGCAATGCACAGGGCTATGATCTGATCGTGTGCAGCGGCAAGCAGTCCCATCGCATGCTCCCCGAGCGGATGATCGATGGCGCCATTATTTTGGACCAGACATTTTCAAGCGAAGAACTGATTCAATACGCGGACCGCAATCATCGCATCGTCGTGCTGGACCGGGAGCTGGATCATCCGAATATTAATCAGGTGCTGCTGGACAACAAGGCGGGAGCGACACTGGCGACGGAATATTTGGTCGAGCGGGGTCATAAGAAAATTTACGTCGTGACGGGTCCTGACGGCTCGTATGATTCCAATCAGCGGATGAAGGCTGTGAAGCTGGTCGCGAACCGGGCCGAGGATGTGGAATGGATCGAGATTCCGGGCAATTTCAAAAAGAGCGGCGGGGAGCGTGCCGCAGAGCAGATTATACAGGAGTATACAGAGCCGGCAGCTGTCTTCTGCCTCAATGACGATATGGCGATCGGACTGTGCGACCGGCTGGCCGATACCGAATACCGGATTGGCGAGCATATCCATGTTATCGGCTTCGACAACATTGAGCTTACCCGTTACATGCAGCCGCGTCTCGCCACGATCGATTATTCCAAGCAGAAATGGGGCGCGCTGGCCTCGGAGCAGCTCATCAAAATTATTTCCGGGGAAAAGGTGGAGCATGAACGGATTTACGTTACGCTCGTGGAGGGGGAGTCCGTCGGCTGGGGATGA
- a CDS encoding DUF2935 domain-containing protein, translating into MQFYYGQQMPLRVLDEAEFWKMQESEHTVVIREALTNLENHYVEALKQWEQALTRTHQKVVSYVESVIRSQYVPAQLHQQVIQLVTYCLDESMKFIELCRQIKTHSSAAKNKPIAQTILDHIIRESEYFIGIARVILYGNAQG; encoded by the coding sequence ATGCAATTTTATTATGGTCAGCAAATGCCACTGCGGGTTTTGGATGAAGCGGAATTCTGGAAAATGCAAGAGAGCGAGCACACAGTTGTCATTCGAGAGGCTCTAACAAATTTGGAGAACCATTATGTGGAGGCTCTAAAACAATGGGAGCAAGCCCTGACGAGAACTCATCAAAAAGTCGTGAGTTACGTAGAATCGGTGATTCGCAGTCAATATGTCCCTGCTCAACTTCATCAACAGGTGATCCAGCTTGTGACATACTGCCTAGATGAAAGCATGAAATTTATTGAACTGTGCCGTCAGATTAAAACTCATAGTTCAGCTGCTAAGAATAAGCCGATAGCCCAAACTATACTCGATCATATCATTAGGGAATCAGAATACTTTATCGGCATTGCGCGAGTCATTCTATACGGCAACGCTCAGGGCTAA
- a CDS encoding ABC transporter permease, producing the protein METRASIEPAPSRTERHLVPEVPPSRWRQWLKKIGAQKTLQLMALLGVAWMIVFNYIPMYGIIIAFQNFNIVRPIAEAPWVGLDHFREFLENDDLWNVLTNTLGISLLKLLIGFPVPILFALFLNELRSFRFKRAVQTISYLPHFLSWVILGGILATWLSDVGVINNILLGLKLIREPTNFLAEPDYFWSIIIASDIWKELGWSAIIYLAAISGVSPELYEAATIDGAGRFQKMWYVTLPSIKATIAILLILAVSGVLNSNFEQILVLRNSLNESASNVIDIFVYQTGIVSGRYSYATAVNLMKSVIAFFLLLLANYASRKINDTSLF; encoded by the coding sequence ATGGAGACGCGCGCTTCCATTGAACCCGCCCCTTCGCGGACGGAACGGCATCTCGTGCCCGAAGTTCCTCCTTCCCGTTGGCGCCAATGGCTGAAGAAGATCGGGGCCCAGAAGACGCTGCAGCTGATGGCGCTCCTGGGCGTGGCCTGGATGATTGTGTTCAACTATATTCCGATGTACGGCATTATCATTGCCTTCCAAAATTTCAACATCGTCCGCCCGATTGCCGAAGCGCCTTGGGTCGGACTGGATCATTTCCGGGAGTTCCTGGAGAACGACGATCTGTGGAACGTCCTGACCAACACGCTGGGCATCAGCTTGTTGAAGCTGCTGATCGGTTTTCCGGTGCCGATTCTATTCGCCTTGTTCCTGAACGAGCTTCGTTCGTTCCGCTTCAAGCGGGCCGTGCAGACGATCTCTTATTTGCCCCATTTCCTGTCGTGGGTCATTCTGGGGGGCATCCTGGCGACCTGGCTGTCCGATGTCGGGGTTATCAACAATATCCTGCTCGGGTTGAAGTTGATCCGGGAGCCGACGAACTTCCTGGCGGAGCCAGATTATTTCTGGTCGATTATTATCGCGTCCGACATCTGGAAGGAGCTCGGCTGGTCCGCGATTATTTACTTGGCGGCCATCTCCGGCGTCTCGCCGGAATTGTATGAAGCCGCGACCATCGACGGCGCGGGACGCTTCCAGAAGATGTGGTACGTCACTCTGCCGAGCATCAAAGCCACGATTGCGATCCTGCTCATTCTCGCCGTCAGCGGCGTGCTCAATTCCAACTTCGAGCAGATCCTGGTGCTGCGCAACTCGCTGAACGAGAGCGCCAGCAATGTCATCGACATTTTCGTCTACCAGACCGGCATCGTGTCCGGCAGGTATTCCTATGCGACGGCAGTCAATCTGATGAAGTCGGTCATTGCCTTCTTCCTGCTGCTGCTGGCGAACTATGCTTCGCGCAAGATCAATGACACTTCCTTATTCTAG